Genomic segment of Malus domestica chromosome 15, GDT2T_hap1:
ttcttcagtcggccttatactctggaggaaaccagaaaaccctccagctcagttcaagaataagcctgtggaaagttacttcttcaaaagcaaaagtatctcatatcatttcttctcatttttcttctctttatccttcatgctgctgcaagatggggagaaggtgaacaatcagtcggagctctgattgcttaccttgtctgtcacctctttcagcagaccccctagctcggcgacttgggggactcctactacatggtttgtatcgcgcttgaccaagcctgaaactacaagtaagcttcaagtgaaattgatacattaccttgtgcatctccaccagttaaagataccacccctggatggaggaagagtacttccagagaagatgccacatctacctatgagacagataaggtaagtcAAGACGactccacactccgatacttagaagtttcgtgattacgagatcattctcccacaatatttcctaatgtcatttgtactaaatcattcacttgtactcactaaaggagagcttgaacctatgtacttgtgtaaacccttcacaattaatgagaactcttctattccgtggacgtagccaatatgggtgaaccacgcacatcttgtgtttgctttcctatctctatccatttatatacttatccacactaatgaccggagcaatctagcgaaaatcacaaaaagcgaccgttttcgctacctaggatctatcttgcaagagaacggagaattagatggagatctcaaccatagaatacgagctggatggatgaagtgtaagaatgcatccggcgtgttgtgtgaccgtcgtaggccactgaagctcaagggaaaattttataggacggcaataaggccagcgatgttgtatggcacagaatgttggacggtgaagcatcaacacgtacacaaaatgggtgtagcggagatgaggatgcttcgtgggatgtgtgggcacacgagaaaggataagattgggaatgaggatatccgaggtaaagtaggagtagccgaaattgtaggaaagatgagagaaaatcggctccggtgatttggacatgtgcaaagaaggccgaatgacgctccggttcgaagatgtgactacgggacagaggttcagggccgaaggggtagaggaagacctaggaaaactttggaagagactctaagaaaagacttagagtacttggatctaacggaggacatgacacaaaaccgagcgcaatggcgttctaggattcatatagccgaccccacttagtgggaaaaggctttgttgttgttgttgttgttgttgttgtatttcttTCTTTCACCTCTTTTTATAACACGAAAACaattatcaattaaaaaaacaatagtGACTAAAACTAAAACCAAAGCTTATAAGACTTGGTTATTGTTGCTGTTGTtgtaatctattctaaatttatctaaattaGAGAAATGCAATTAAACACGAGATCTTGGATGCATGAGTGAATGCTTTTAACCAACTGAGCTACAAATTACTTACTCTTTCTCATATAGGATAAAGTTCACTACATTGCTACCAAACAAGTAAGATCATAACCCCATAGCCCATAGGATGGTCCTTGTACTTGACCGTCTAGCCCAATATGGATTTAACCAATTGAGCTACAAATTACTTACTCTTTATCATATAGGATAAAATTCACTACAATGCTACCATACAAATAAGAACATAACCCCATAGCCTATAGCCTGGTCCTTGTATTTGACCGTGTAGCCAAATTTGGATTTAATCGATCGAACTACAAACTACTTACTCTTTATCATATAGGATAAAGTTCACTACATTGCTACCATACAAATAAGAACATAACCCCATAGCTTGGTCCTTGTATTTGACCGTCTAGCCATATTTGGATTTAACCGACTGAGCTACAAACTACTTACTCTTTATCATATAAGATAAAGTTAACCACATTGCTACCATACAAATAAGAACATAACCCCATAGCCCATAGCCTGGTTCTCGTATTTGATCGTCTAGCCAGATTTGGATCGAGGTGGAACTCCCTTAAGCCTCATTGAGGTCCAAGAGCAATGCGAGAGCCGGTCTTACAGGATACGACTCATCGCAAATGCTCTGAGATTGGCTGGTTGTCAAGGTCAAGCCCTAACAGATAACCTGCAAAATTGGACGAGAAATGAAACTAAGGAATAGTGATCGTGAATGTTAGTTATCAATATGAAAGGTTGGATATATAGAATGTTGTGAATATATACCTCTGGTAAATCATCGATTCGATATTTTGTAACATGTTTAGCTTTACGAAAATATCATCCACCTTTTCATCTTGGTCTTCAGATGTCCCGCAGATCTTCTCCATCATTTTCAAAAGCGAAATTTTGAAAAGCTAATGAGAATTAGAAAAGGAAGTATGACTAGATTGCAATTGTGCGGAAACCAACTTTGTCTTGATTTAAtttagagagttttaacgaaaaacgcacagtactgttcactttaacgaaaaaccatatttttacattaaaaagtcaaacctggtactattcacttcaccctttattttgtccttattgttaaactcaaagtttttaagctattttcattaattttccttttaatttataGGTGAAGATGGCGGTTTTAATGACCACAGTTTTGAAAAACAATGTGCCCAAATGTGGGGACAGAGTTATGTTTTGATAAATTGTATCTAGTTCggattttttctatatttgttTGATATGTGATTATCATTTTCATGTGAGAAGACACGTGGTTATTatgagctcgtttggatgtgcttctaaaatgactaaaagcgtttttggaaccaatctttagtaaaaatgtaagtaaattCTAGAAAAGTACTTAAAGTTCTTCCTAGAAGAAGCACAAAACTGGTAtttcttgcagaaagcactaaaagtgcttttggaacccaaaaacattttctctgaAAGCGCTTTCagccattttaaaaacacatccaaacgagccatATTTCAACCGATCTAGATGCATGTTTTAGGCTTTGAGCTCCAttattagaccatctccaaccctgacctaaaacataaaaatatttagcccagaaaatttagattttagcccagaaacaacttttctgctccaacccttctggcttaaaattttagcccgggattattaaagaatgaacttaggctaattttttcttaaattaacttttaaaaaaaaattatgtagactatcgtaatttaattttatgaacattttaatctaaaaatatttaaattccgataaatattgaaaaatcgcTAAATCGACATATGAAACTCACCAAACGACAATTAATAAATcacataaaccacataaacttaatacaatcgaAAATTCAaacgacaattaataaaccacataaacttaatacaattgaaaattcataaattacataaacttaataataaTATTCACCATCTTGATTTGGTGATGGACTTGGTGGACTTGGGGCATAGCCTTAAGATGAATTATCTTCTTGAAATATACTCCTTCTGGCATCCCTTTGCAAAATTTCCCTTTGCTTACCACGTAAATACTTCTTCATCTCTGGAGTGTATTTGTTGAGGTCTTTCATCATCAAATTTATTTCGAACCTCTCTTGCTCCctatccccttcttccttcatttgCAAACGCATTCAGGCTGCTTCTTCTTGACGAGCGCTATAGGTTTCACTCAATTTTGCAATTCCGGTAGCAAATGGTCCACTCATCGGATCTTGgtacttcccttttctctttgcttccttttgcttattTCTTCCCTAGGGCCTTGCAAAAGAAGAAGTTAGGGTCATTTGTTGGACACCTTCATTGACACTTTCGTTCGCACCTTCATTCAAATCATTTGGGGGCGGGGCTTCACTATGAAATGATCTTCCCCATTGTTGGTCCGCATCGGTTCCCTACCTCAGACAATCTTTGAGGACGTTCCAAGTATGATGCAACttaaaagcttgattttttagtgtagttcttgtcttgtaaattgtcattgctttgtcaccctatacatcaaatacgtaaaaacaattagttgaaaaataatattatgtacatgacaaataaaatatcaacaaagaaactTACAATTTCTGAGGCACCCCTGCCACTAGGCATGTCAACCATGGCTCTCTCCAAGTTTCCCTTCCACAAAGTGTACGCTTTGTTAATAATCTTCCaccgatcataaacaccaccagCTTCCCTTCGACCGGTGTTGgagttttcatggaacttatcaATGATTTTACACCATAAAATCtttctattttgatttgtgACAACGGCACCATCTTCGCTAACAGAAATCTTTGCCGaacataaagcaatatctttgtcaaaggtccaattacgacctctaacatgctcttttgccatcttgaaaattttggaaatgagaagaaatggtataaagaaaaattggaagaattgtacgagaaaagtgagttttgtgtggatgtttgaacaaatacataggtatttatagagtttttggttgaattttgagttaaataaactttttaaattattttagccgttggatttaaatttggaccgttagatatatatatattttttaccatTAGGTTTGATTTTATTCGATCTAAGTCGttagattcaataaatatataaatataaaactaaaaaaaatttgaacctggACCGTTAGATTAACCAACGGCCCATTTAAATCTAGTTGTTGGATGAAGAAAAGTAGTCGTTGGGCTACATAATTGTCTGACACCCGGGGGAACAACCCCACGTGGGTTGGTTGGGCTGCATAAAAAGCCTAGCGCGTGTAGCACATAGGCGTTTAGGTTTTGGGCAGTGAGCTTCACAGCCCCGATTTCAATCTCATTTGCTGGGTCCACTTTGCTTTGTGGCCTAAAGTTGGGCCGGTATTTGGCCTCAGaataagttttaggttttaggttagTTTTAGGcatttgggttgggttgggttttgggggaaaaaaagaagagaattttAGGTTATAAGGCAGGGTTGGAGTGAGTCTTATTAGAGTAATGCAGGTAGCCCAATTTTTAAGGAGGTAGGATATCCtcccctcctttttttttcactttcctctttgtctttctctctctataaaaaaGTCAACACAAGATGTGgtgtggcttaatcgtgaccgttTAAATAGGAAGGGGACGAGAAGGGACGGGAATTTGGAGGGGAGATAGTCTTACTACATTTTTAGATCACATTTGCAAAACATGGGATGtgtcaataataaaaaataaacacgttaatcaacatttaataataatctaataatcaataatcatgtcatataaacaaaatatgatttaaataaatagtaatttaGGATAAGCATACAAATTCATGTAACAATCCATCCCACTTCAATGTCTTGAACATTTCTGcatgaaaaggaaaatttttAGATCTTTTTAGGTGCTTATGGCTACCTTACAAAAGAATGGAAACCACCCATCAAAAAAGCAGTAGCAGATCCAGAActctaaggtcatctccaaccgaagggtccagaggtccagagggccagaaagtcgaaaatagcccgaaaatcgtctccaaccgagggctaggccagagggctctggaatctgggagggccccacggaatcggAGAGGGTTGTGCCAGCCCGGGgttggctatttttttttaatgttttgttatttctgtcggttataaccgacatgatttcttaagaaaaaattcaaatgcaacggctagtagccgttgcatttgttatttatttattttttacagttttattattattttttatttacaaaatttttcatataacttctattttttcctataacttctatttcacaaaatttatttcattttttttttttaaattccatttttttcctataacttctatttcacaaaatttgtttcatattttttttaaattccattttttcctataacttctatttcacaaaatttgtttcatattttttttaaattctatttttttcctataacttcctaagccattatacaacattaaattaaattaagtaacacgaaataacattaaacaatatgaaacaacattaaataacattaaccaacataaaaattatacaacatgaaacttaaacaacatttttaaaaacatttaaaaacataaaacggaaatgcctactccatgcttctttgggcccaaagatgtgcaacatgATCTtattgtaggtacttgtttgtggcacaagaacgtatcattctataaCACCTCATGTACTCATCTATAGAGATACTACaagttcttggattgaaaggcaaattaggcttatcatatattttttcacGAGCcattcttgacctatttggatcttcttggtcgtcatcggactctccatcaatatacccatctcgctcatcctccactatcatattgtgtattatgatgcaagacatcatgatagagtccaaattttctcgactccaccatCTTGCTGATTCGCTATGATCTTCCACCGTGATTGTAGAATTCCAAAAGCTGTCTTAACATCTTTCTgatatgcctcttggtgtaaggtaaacaacttttccGCCTCATTCCTAGggtttagtaaacaacttttccgcgtcattcctagggtttagaattgcttggacaagtgtcgcccactttgggtagatgtcatctgccaagtaataccctaTTTTGTATTGACGACcattgatgtagtagtcaagttgaggtgtTTTACCTTCCGTCAAGTTATTAAAGAGGGGTGAATGCCCATGAATTGTAATGGAtccagggactccaaagaaagcatgccaaatccatgtgtcatatgaggcaaccgcctctaacacaacagttggctttctcgaccttccgCTAAAGCCTTTTTGCCATCCGgtgggacagttcttccaatcccaatgcatgcagtctaatgaccctatcatgcccggaaacccacggtcttcagctttgcgaatgagccgattcagatcttcttgatttggctcgCGGAGGTACTCATCTTTGTAAAGCTGAACAATTGTGTCACAAAACTCTTCaagagtatcaaggcatgtagacttAGACATACCATGAGtttcatccatcgaattagctgGGGAGCCATAGGCTATCATTTGGAGTGCAACAATAACCTTCTGATAAAGTGAGAAACTAGGGCGGCCTGCTCTATCCCGCTTCTGTCGAAAGTACGGATTGACCTGCTATACATCACAAAGTAAACGCTCGAAGACATGACCCCTCATCCGGAAGCGACGTCTGAAATCCTCTTTTATGTACAccgagttggggttgaagtagttgttcatcaaaTTGGCATGCGTCATCGctctgtttcgtggtttgtaagagcgaccagcaatagagccaccccattgagtttgttcctcagttggctgacacaccatgaccgcagccatggctgctactatgttttgtttgttgcgctttacttgaacttcttcatcagactcctcatcttctcgtctcatttgcgcccattttgcttctcttttggaattggatgaggacccccagttggaatttgaagaggatccaaagttggaattcattgcaaacttgaattgaaagagattaaaTTGGAAGAGATTGAATTtaaatagattgaattcaaagttgtgtgaattatatcccaatatccaccctatttatagcaaaaaaaaattcaaatccaacggctagctgacatcacttagccgttggatttgaatttaagttgtagtttttaaataataaattatgtttggccctatggccctttggccttcggttggagacggttttttgtgaaagggctaaaacgagtcatttggccctctggccctcggttggagacggaggcaaatatggccttgtacttttcattaaaatattaatatattggagaatcttggaggggccagagggctaaaataAGTCCTTTGGCCAACCAtcgattggagatgacctaaccACATAGAATTTCAGTGTAAAAGATTCACACGTGTGCAACGCCCAAATATTTGTTATCTTCGTAGTTCCATCGACAACTTCCAAGACATGATGCCAAGCTCTATATCACTTAATAAGAAACAAACCAAATCACTTAAAATAAGGTATTCTCAAATGAGGTAACTTCTCTGCCAAGAAACAACAAATAATTTATATCACTTAATAAAACACAATTCCATTAATATAAGCAATTCAAATCCTTGTTGCTAGGGACCCCTTATTTGAAAACTGGTGATGCTATTCACACACTCACTTTTACCTTTTACTAATATTAATTAGaattagattcattaaaagtGTGGATAGTACCACCCTTTGAAAATATTAATTAGAATTAGATTCATACTAATCTATCTTTTTCATCACATTGCTCACTAAACAAGGAACATAAACACAGAGTTGTATAATGCTATTGGCATCGAAAAATCTTTCGTAGCAAGGTAATATGAACAACATGTATTTTTAtacacaaacaaataaaaaataaaagttaactttttttttagtgGTGTATGTGGTGACATGGTACTTTTAATGTTTGATCCTTGTGATGAAAAATTGTTAAGTAAATTCCGTGATAAGTTCTATTAGCAATTGAAGTTCAAATTCAACTTTTATTGACTATCACGTGAAAATGTCAAATGCGTTATTTCAATCTAAATTACATCTTAAGTTTTATTTGATGATGGATCACGTAGAAACTTAGTGGCCTTCCCATTTCTTCTCCTCCATCGCTTGGCGGTGGACCCCACGGCAATTGTATATCCTAAATCTAAatgtaattgaatttttttcttttttgatatCAAAGTAAATTTCCTTGCTggaacaattttttatttttaagaaacaCACCTTCCTTTTACTAAAGTACAAAACGACACCTTCATTTCCTAATACAAACACATTCACCATTTGAATATTCAATATTTCAAGAACAGAAGGAAGCAACCATCAGCAGGTGACGGAGGAGAAAAAAGAGGTCGTCCACTAAATTTTCACGGGATAAAATCACCAAAGCAAACATTAGATATACTCTGAATTGAAATGTCGAATTTAATGTTTTCACGTGATAGTCAGGTGAGTTTGTAATAACCATACATTACATAATAATACATGTTTTAAAAAATGTAAGAAATTAAAGTATCTTGGCTCTATCGCATGAGTCAATCCAGAAGTAGATTGATTAGAAAAATTATGATAAATTATTGATTCATCTTGTGTCTAAATATATGATTCATTTACAAGTTTACTAGATTGAAACTTTCTgacattcaaaaataaattttggtTTGGACTTCAATTGCTAATAGGACTCACACAAGGGTTTAATtaattgtaagtgagagattttagattcgattcttgccataaacaaatttaaaccacattattactagttcaTTATGAGGCTTCGCCTAAGAAATTAACTTTTTCACCACAAATATTACATTGAAAGTATCATGTCAGCAAGGAACCACAAAAAAAATGTCTgaatttttctttataaaataaatgcttTTATATGGACAATAAATAATCTTCAAGTGTACAACTTTCATTGCAAAGGAGCAAAGATTATCTAAAGAGCGAAGAAATAAGGTtctatttttttcaattaaatgtgattttatagtaatgaaataaattaaaataaaataaaaataatacttGGCTATCTACAGATAAGTAAGAGCTCATACTCAAACATTTTGTGTTCTGAGTCACATAATTTTGTGCTTATGatcagaaccgttcatattatgaatcacTTTATAAAGATTATCTAtgcaaaaattaaattaaaaataaagtcATTGTATTATAGCAAATACATATACGGTTGACAATGTTAGCCTtataaggttatacaattaaaacacaaacaaagaaGTGACTGACATGATTCCAACAACGGCCATGGAAGTCAAACACGAAAAGAAGCAgggcacggcaacaccaagatcTTCTATAAACACCTAGCCGAATACAACTACTCTATGGGAAGTATTATGTTGTGTGTTTTAGTGCTTATATGGACCGGTGTTTATATAAGCTAAAAGCTAGGATTTTCATAAACCTAAACTTACTTTCTTAGCCTCTAAGTcaagtatcataatcatattcaattaaggattccatcaaatcaaatcacattcaacattattctccaatattacattcttatagactacttaaaggttgatttatattggataaatctaACAGATAATACTTTTGTCAATTTCATTCATCTATTTATATACAATTTAATAACTAAACAATCTTAGTtttaactgatttttttttattcacaatatttatataataatttataatgtaatatattttaaataaaaaacatgaagttttataaattatgaaaacaaaattatataaatcaacggataagtatttttcataaaatagtaccaaaaacaaaatacaaaaaagtaGAGTACGTCCTGCAACAGTAATCCCCACCATCAAAGCAATTACGTGCCCCTTTGATTTCTCTCTCAAGCAAAGTCACCAAAagcggctctctctctctctctcctccctctctctcctctcttcaaTATCAAGCAACAAACACtgtagaagaaagaagaaactgAGGCCACACACACTCTCacagaagagagggagagagagttgaGAGAGTGTGTGAGTAAGCAGCCGAAAGAATGACATCAACAGCCAACCCAAACCCGAACCGGAACCCAATCCCAAACGGAAACGCAACCGCAAACGGCGACCACAGACCCCGTGCCCCACCGCCA
This window contains:
- the LOC139192007 gene encoding uncharacterized protein, with product MTHANLMNNYFNPNSVNPYFRQKRDRAGRPSFSLYQKVIVALQMIAYGSPANSMDETHGMSKSTCLDTLEEFCDTIVQLYKDEYLREPNQEDLNRLIRKAEDRGFPGMIGSLDCMHWDWKNCPTGWQKGFSGRSRKPTVVLEAVASYDTWIWHAFFGVPGSITIHGHSPLFNNLTEVEDERDGYIDGESDDDQEDPNRSRMAREKIYDKPNLPFNPRTCSISIDEYMRCYRMIRSCATNKYLQ
- the LOC139192006 gene encoding uncharacterized protein — its product is MAKEHVRGRNWTFDKDIALCSAKISVSEDGAVVTNQNRKILWCKIIDKFHENSNTGRREAGGVYDRWKIINKAYTLWKGNLERAMVDMPSGRGASEIGDKAMTIYKTRTTLKNQAFKLHHTWNVLKDCLR